The sequence below is a genomic window from Plasmodium gaboni strain SY75 chromosome 10, whole genome shotgun sequence.
tataaataaatatatatatatatatatatatatatatatatatgtatgtatgtatttatttatttatttatatttattaacactgaaatgtttaaaattgacatatatttttaaatatattataaataaataatttcttcaatatataataataacaaaaaaataaaactatagttatatttaaaatatgaagcattattctttttttaattttgaatatattcTTTGATAATAAGTTTCAAGTtcgaaaaaaaaaaaaaaaaaaaaaaaaaagggcatacaaaaaaatgtagtccctcaaaaaataaaacatatatatataatatatatatatatatatatatatatatttatccATTTTgtttacaaaaaaaaaaataaaaaatttttatgagaggaataaaaaatgatttatataaaatgaatacatttaaaaattaaattatatattctttcACATTTTAGATTTCAAAAGAATGATATgaatatgaaatattttttctattatttatatttattctgttacttatatttattctgttacttatatttattctgttacttatatttattctgttacttttattttttatttttattttttattttatccATTTCTAGTGCTTTGGCTATTTCCCTACCAAAACTGTACCTGTTTCcaattttgttattttccaaattattttttgatgatactccatattttttatgattaattttttgatctttattttttttatttttattttttatttcagtatttctttttattagTTCATTAATACCTGTTTGTTTAAATTggtttaatatatattttttttttttgattttttttgattttctTAAAGATTTCTTTTCGTCTTTGTTTAGTTCATTTGGTTGTTTTATATGTTGAGgtttaaatatttcttctgctgtttttttatttttgtcAGATAAAATCATAGGTACCGAATCTTCAATATTTAATGTAGccattttattatttttattatttaataaaattgGTTTTGGAATAAAATAGTCATTTGATAAAGAATCACATGCATgcataatttttttgaatagATTCATAATTTctattttttgtaaattaatttctttattttttgattgTGAATTCATAATATCCTCTTGATATTTTTGTGTATATTCATCTACTAGACTTATTTTACTCTTagaaaaatttaaattatcaaaatttatttcatcatttttattaaattctTCAAGTTCAATATCTTCtatagtttttttttctacatCATCAAAAAGCATATTTTGTATTCTTTGTTTTACAACTGTTTCGATTTCATTATTTAGTGTgttcattttattttctttctttttagAAGAATTgttattcttatttttattatcatcatcttcttcatcttcttcatcatcatcatctgtaatttccatatttcctacatttttattttctaatgtattattatatgtattcaATTTAGGTATTtcaaaatttaaatttaaaatacTATTTTTTGGTCTATTATATCCATAGGCTTCTCCTTTTAAAGACCAATGTTTTTCAGCAACTAGCTCTTTTTCgattttttctttttcttgaagatcatctttttttttatcatcattatgTTCGTTTGATAAAGAATCCTCATTATCACTAAGACGACTGTCAAATTGGTTTATTTCGTATATATCTTGTTCTATCTTACgatcatataattttttcttttcataGGATTCGTCATTATAATTGTCATCATGATTGTCGTCATCATGATTATCGTCATCATGATTGTCGTCATCATGATTGTCGTCATCATGATTGTCGTCATCATAATTATCATCGTCATCATAATTATCATCGTCATcataattatcatcatcattatcatcatcataattatcatcatcataattatcatcatcataattatcatcgtcatcataattatcatcatcattatcatcatcataattatcatcatcattatcatcataattatcatcatcatcatcattatcatcatcataattatcACTTCCATTTACATCACCTCCATTTACATCACCTCCATTTACATCACTTCCATTTACATCCTTGTAAAAATCCGCATACTTCATTTTCTTCGCATCCTCATATGTATCCTCAAAATTATTCAAATCAATTTCTTCCTCATCACTTTCTTGATTATCATCAGATTcataattttcatttagTGTATCTATTTTTACCTCCTCCTTTTCATTTACCTTTAacattttttcttcttctttatttaaaaatgattcCATTTCCtcaaaattaaaaaacCTGTCTTGATTCTCATCTTCCTCAAGATTTTTACTATGGTCAATCTCAAtgtcattattatttttctttttatttaacTTCGAATCTTTATTTTGAATTGAATTtacttttcttttttttgtgcTCTGGTTACTATTCATTTTATTCTCctgtgtttttttttttttttgagaaaatattttatcttcATAAGTTTCAATGGATTTATTATCATCCCATTTGTCATTTATATCTCTATTTATCTTATATCctgattttatttttttgtcCTTCTTTCTATCACAATTTTCTTCATCAATCTGcttttcatatattttaaaaaattcaagaaggttatttaatttttttttttttattaaacaTTCGATTAAATACCATAATTGTTCTGAGTCTAGATTTGACtctttaatattaatagtatCCATATTAATGtcattataaaaatatttaattaaaaaattacaaaaatattcaaTCATATCAACTAAGTTGTCTTTATTCTCCATATGATTGCATTTATTATGACTATCTAGTATATTAAAACTGGCAAAAGAATTTATAAAATCTGTATATTTCTTTACTCTTCCTTCATccatatttaaaataaaataatataattacaaataaaataatataattacaaATAAGATATTTTATGATATGAAAAAGGCGACTACGTATctaatataaaaataaatatatatatatatatatatatatatattatattatattatattttatgatgttgaaaattttattaaataaaaaaaaaaaaaaaaaaaaaattatttaaatcaacaaataaataaatgaatatatattatatatatatatatatatatattattatatataatatattttctttttcatttcaatattgatattattactttcatataataatgctctataaattattttttatatatccttataaataataatatttatatatataaaaaaattaaatattatatagaacatgttttttatattaaacataaataataaaacatattgtatatatataaatatattgttttttttttttttttttttttttttctgatTCTTTTAcatgaaaatatttttatataatcaatCAATCAAtcatatttaatttaaaattttcttttttttttttacatattggtaaaagatatttataaatatttttaaaaaggaaaagGAAGAATTTATAGGgtctatatatatataatatatataaatattttatatacataaatagtaacatatatataaaatatatatatatatatatatttttttttgaagtaatgttgtaaaataaaaacataaagaacaaaataaataaataataaacaaatgaataaaataaaaaaaaaaaaaaaaaaatataaccctacatttttaatatttatataatatgtatgaGGGGGACCtacattttaaaaaataaaaacttCAATGATGGcaaattatatttttatataaaataaaaaaaatgatacaaaaataaatatcttGTCGTTcctaaatatataaatatataatatatatgtattatattatatttatttataacattttttaaaaggataaattaaaaaatatgataatcttatagtttatataatgaaaaagaaaaaaaaaaaattttaatattcaacggttatatgaatatatatatatatatatatatatatatatatatatttatttatttatttatataattatgaacTTATGATAGatgtgtatataaaaattaatgttatgaaaaaataaataatactataaaatatatcataattatatgtttaattcatatttaaCCTTCTCTATAAATTGTAatcaatatttatattggatcatctcaaaaaaaaaaaaaaaaaaaaatatgaagatatattgaaatattcacatatgtatatatatatatatatatatatatatatatatatatatataaagtattaatattataatatttatataatgttaaaaaaaaaaaactaatTCTATCTCTTcagttatatataatatcttcCAATGAGGCTGGTtgaacattttttaaatttgGATAAGGCCAAAAGGTGTATAAGAAgattatacatattatataaacacaatatgtaaatatataaatatatatacatatatatatatatatatatgttatgtccttatattttttatattatatatgtgtgtaaattttaatatataaaatagtGATTCCTTTTAAGTGTAGtattataagaaaattttttcatatgaGGGTTCTTAATTTTAGATGTATGAAAGTAGGGATCAAGAAAGAACTTGTTTGGATGTATAGTGGTATACGTTTTTTTGGAATTCGAGGTTATAAATTTGATAGTATAGGAGAAAGTCAAAGTTTGAGTGCAGATGTAATTGAAGAGTTAGATAAAATAAGTATGGTTTCattaaaaacaataaaaattcctgataatataagaataaaattatataatttatcaaaacaatttataaaaaaaaaagatttaGAAAAATTAGGACGTTATATAtctaaaaaaattacaagTAGAAATTGTGTAGAATTACCAAAGATATTATcatcaaaattattatgttataatgatgaagatagaaataaaatagaaaaaatgttagataaaaaatcatataaatttttaaaaacatttataacagaatataaaaataaaattaaagatATAGATCAAGCATCTATAAGTTATTCTGAAGATATAAGacataaaattaatatatcattttttcCAGAAATATCTATAGCATATACATTACATACATTTAATTCTAAATattctatattatatagaatTTTTAATGAAATTAAATTACGTATACCAAATTTTCTACCTACAAATATTCTACATTATTCTCAAATACCAGCAGTAGGTATTATTGCATTTAATGAAATTTATAATCATAAGTATGAACATATCCTATCTATACAACCATCTGAACATTTATTAGCTATATCTAAATATTTGACAGATCATATACCAAATATTCAGCatcaaataaatttatatgaacatacaaaaaaaaaaaatactaCACATATACAACATGAACAATTTACACAATCGTCATATgatttaattattttatcacATACTCTTCTCTCATTATATGATCATAACTcaagaaatatttttattaaaaacttatggaataaattattaaaaggtggtattataattattgtAGAAAATGGCACACCCACAGGATTTCGCATGTTACATGCAATAAGAGAAATGTTTATTTGTgatttaaaatatgataagTTTCATATTGTTGCTCCATGCTCACATGAAAGTATATGTCCATTGGCTCTAACAGGTAAAGATTGGTGTCATTTTTCTCAACGAGTACATAGATTATctcatcatatatattgtaaaGGGAGTCGAGCTAAAAATGttgaagaagaaaaatattcttatcttgttattaaaaaagaagaaggACCACGTACTAAATATTCTAATGAACAAGAAACTTCAACACTTCAAGAAAAATCTTTTTTCTGGCCAAGAGTTGTTATGCCTACTATAAAAGCAGGAAAACATGTACTCATAGATGTATGTTCATATCCTCATAATTTTGAAAGACTTGTTGTCACTAAAAGCTCCCCTCTCATAACCAATCTCAAAACAAAAAATGGTCACATATTAAAAGGATATGGATATAAAAATGCAAGGAAATTATTATGGGGGGATCTATGGAGATTTACTAAAAGAGTAACACGTCCAGATGCCAGATTATATACGCCagaaaaaacaaaacagCATTTATATCgtttatatacaaaaatgaaaaaaaaaaaaaattccTCTT
It includes:
- a CDS encoding putative U3 small nucleolar ribonucleoprotein MPP10 yields the protein MDEGRVKKYTDFINSFASFNILDSHNKCNHMENKDNLVDMIEYFCNFLIKYFYNDINMDTINIKESNLDSEQLWYLIECLIKKKKLNNLLEFFKIYEKQIDEENCDRKKDKKIKSGYKINRDINDKWDDNKSIETYEDKIFSQKKKKTQENKMNSNQSTKKRKVNSIQNKDSKLNKKKNNNDIEIDHSKNLEEDENQDRFFNFEEMESFLNKEEEKMLKVNEKEEVKIDTLNENYESDDNQESDEEEIDLNNFEDTYEDAKKMKYADFYKDVNGSDVNGGDVNGGDVNGSDNYDDDNDDDDDNYDDNDDDNYDDDNDDDNYDDDDNYDDDNYDDDNYDDDNDDDNYDDDDNYDDDDNYDDDNHDDDNHDDDNHDDDNHDDDNHDDNYNDESYEKKKLYDRKIEQDIYEINQFDSRLSDNEDSLSNEHNDDKKKDDLQEKEKIEKELVAEKHWSLKGEAYGYNRPKNSILNLNFEIPKLNTYNNTLENKNVGNMEITDDDDEEDEEDDDNKNKNNNSSKKKENKMNTLNNEIETVVKQRIQNMLFDDVEKKTIEDIELEEFNKNDEINFDNLNFSKSKISLVDEYTQKYQEDIMNSQSKNKEINLQKIEIMNLFKKIMHACDSLSNDYFIPKPILLNNKNNKMATLNIEDSVPMILSDKNKKTAEEIFKPQHIKQPNELNKDEKKSLRKSKKIKKKKYILNQFKQTGINELIKRNTEIKNKNKKNKDQKINHKKYGVSSKNNLENNKIGNRYSFGREIAKALEMDKIKNKNKK
- a CDS encoding putative mitochondrial ribosomal protein S22 precursor; translation: MYSGIRFFGIRGYKFDSIGESQSLSADVIEELDKISMVSLKTIKIPDNIRIKLYNLSKQFIKKKDLEKLGRYISKKITSRNCVELPKILSSKLLCYNDEDRNKIEKMLDKKSYKFLKTFITEYKNKIKDIDQASISYSEDIRHKINISFFPEISIAYTLHTFNSKYSILYRIFNEIKLRIPNFLPTNILHYSQIPAVGIIAFNEIYNHKYEHILSIQPSEHLLAISKYLTDHIPNIQHQINLYEHTKKKNTTHIQHEQFTQSSYDLIILSHTLLSLYDHNSRNIFIKNLWNKLLKGGIIIIVENGTPTGFRMLHAIREMFICDLKYDKFHIVAPCSHESICPLALTGKDWCHFSQRVHRLSHHIYCKGSRAKNVEEEKYSYLVIKKEEGPRTKYSNEQETSTLQEKSFFWPRVVMPTIKAGKHVLIDVCSYPHNFERLVVTKSSPLITNLKTKNGHILKGYGYKNARKLLWGDLWRFTKRVTRPDARLYTPEKTKQHLYRLYTKMKKKKNSSSLVDNKTKEYFDSRSIQYYGS